The genomic interval CACAATATTCCAGAATATTGTTTCATCTAACATTTCACTCGTTTTTTCAATTTCTTGATTATAAGTTTTTGGTAGTTCTTTCTTGGTTGTTTCTTTCTTTCCAAAAAGTTTGTCAAATATTCCCATTTGGTTATTGTTTTTCGTGTTTTGATTACAACTTAATATTAAAAAAAATGTAAATATTATTGTAGCGAATTTCATTTTCTAATTGGTGGTAACGTGTTTTTGTATTGAAAGTTGCGTTTTAAGTCGACGGCTATTTTCCGCAGGAAAATAGGAGTTGACAAAAATGCAACAACCTTTGATTAAGCCAAATTTAGCAATTTTTTATACAAGGTGTTGCCAAATGCGTTATTTTATTTCCATTTTTCAGGCATTTACAATTCCGCAAACTTGATAAATTAAATTCTGAGTAAAAATTCCGAAATTTTGGTTTTTCAGCGTCTGAGTTTTTTCTCACGTGTTAAATTCCGACAATAATTTTCACTTTATTTAATTTTCAGAAAATTCTCAGCCTTTCTAAATTATTTTTTAGAGAAAATTCCGCACAATTTTTGTTTTGCATTTTGCTCAATTCCGCAAAGTTTAGAAATTCACATTTGAGTGATTTCTCCGCAATTTTGATTTCAGTGTTTGAGTAAATTCCTTTTTGTGAAACTTTGAAAATTCTCCAACTTTTCAAAATTTTAATTCGCGAGAGAGTGTTCCGTTTTTTTCAGAATTCCGATTTACAAACTAAAAAAAAGCCAAAATAATATTTAAATAAATGACTTGTATTCGGCTCGATTCACCAGTTTTTGGCAACGTTGTTGTATAAGCTTTGTTGCGTTGTTTAAGCAGTGAATTTAGTAAATAAAGTACGAACGGCGAAATTCCGGAGGAATTTCCCAAGTGAGCCAAAACCAGCAATAAAGTTTATACGGTGTTGTGGCACGTTTTTTATCTTCCATAATATTTATAAGACCTCCTAAATCCACTTTCAGTTGCTTCCTTTATGTTCTTTGCAAGAAAACCTTGTCCTTTCTTTATTTTTGTTCTATCATAATGCTGGTCAAAAGGTAAATGATATATTTTAGTTTCAATGCCTTCTGAGTCAATTCCAATATTGCATTTAATTCTTGGAAATTCTTTCATTTCCCATTTTTCAATTCTTACTCCCAAAATTTTAGCAAATTTCATTGCAGTTTCTGAAAGAGAAGTATTAGTTATAAAAACAGGTGTGACAACTTTAAATAAATCAGGATTCATTAAAGTATCAATTATCGTTGTTCCATATAATTGTAAAATATGTTTTTCGTGTATTGTCTTTGTTTTTTTCCAAAGCTTGCATTGTATAATTTCTACATCATTTCCTTTTCTCGCAATTAAATCACGTCCAAGGTCATTTAACCTTTTTTCCATTCCAAAATACTCAACTTCCCAACCTCTTTCTTCATATGTTATTCCGCAAGACATTTCATAATCTCTACCAATTTGCCAATTCGTTTTTTTTCCTTTTAAATATCTATCTAATGCTAATTGATTTCTATAATCTTCGTCGTAATCAAAATATTCTTCTTTAGAGAGATAATTCTGTACATTATCAAAATCCTCTTTAAATTCCTTTATTGAATTTACATCGTCAAGTTGCTTTAAAGTATCAAAATCGTCTACATAATTTGTAAGTTCTGGGAAAATATTTAAAAGATATTCATATTTGTATAACATTTGGCGGTATTGCTCAATATGAAATTTACTTTGAGTTTTTAATTCTTTAATTCTTTTACTTTCAGATATTGCTGGTCTTTTTTTATTTTCTAAACGTCTCGCTATTAAATCATATTCTAAAAGTAAAAAATCAGAATACATAGATGTTATTTTAGTTACCGAGTTTTCACTTTTACTTTCAATTGATAAGTATAAATCGTGTTGTTCTTTTAGAGTGTTTTTCAAATCATCTCTTTCTCTTACAATACTTATTAATTTTTGATTTTTCTCAATATATTTTGTCTCTGAATTGATTAAGTCTGTCTCTAACTTATCTTTAATTAAAACTTGTTCATTTAAAATATCTATTTTTTTTAAAGCATCAATTAACTTTTGATTTTCTTCAATATATTTTGTTTCGAAATCTCTTAAGTCGCTTTTTAGCTCGAGATTAATTCTAACTTGTTCTTTTAGTTTTAATTCGGTTTCATTTTTTTCGATTTCGCAATCATTAAGTTCATTTCGAGAATTTTCTGAATATTTTATTGTCTTATCAAATTCTTTATTTTTAATGTTAATTCTTGATATTAAGTTTTGAAGAGTTATATTTTTGTGGGCAATCTCAGATGAAAATCTATTTGTTTTAAGTTTTTCATTCTCGTAATTCTCTTTATGTTTTTTGGATACTAATTTTTCGTTAGAAAGTTCTTTTAAAATTTTCGGGTATTCTTTTACTTTTTTCTTGTTTTCTTTCCTTGTTTCTATAAAAGTAGTAGTGAAATTCCAAATTATTCCAATTATAATTAAACTTCCAATAAAATATATTATTTCCATTAATATTTAGATATTTAATTAAAAGTTCAATTTTTTTTTAAATGTGCCACAACGTTGTTGTGTTATGGAAAGTTGCGTTTAAAGTGAACGGCTATTTTCCGCAGGAAAATTGTTGTTCACAAAAAAGCAACTACTTTTGATTAGGATAAAAATAAGCAATTTTTTATACACGGTGTTGGGCGTAGGTTATTTTATTAATCGATTTTTTAAATTAAATTCCTAATTATTTTAATTTTCAATTTACATTCAGAACATTTTTCGTTTTCTTAAAACTCGAAATTTTTCAGTTTTTTCTAAATTGTCTTAAATCTTGAAATTTTAGTTCTCTCAAAGTTTGGTTGCATTCAATTTTTTGTTTTCTTAAAACTCGAAATTTTTCAGTTTTTTCTAAATTGTCTTAAACTTCTAAATTTTTGTTCTCTCAAAGTTTGGCTGCGTTCAGTTTTTCGTTTTCTTAAAACTCTAAATTTTTCAGTTTTTTCTAAATTGTCTTAAATCTTGAAATTTTAGTTCTCACAAAGTTTGTCTGCGTTCAATTTTTCGTTTTCTTAAAACTCTAAATTTTTCAGTTTTTTCTAAATTGTCTTAAATCTTGAAATTTTAGTTCTCACAAAGTTTGTCTGCGTTCAATTTTTCGTTTTCTTAAAACTCTAAATTTTTCAGTTTTTTCTAAATTGTCTTAAATCTTGAAATTTTAGTTCTCACAAAGTTTGGCTACGTTCAATTTTTCGTTTTCTTGAAACTCTAAGTTTTTCAGTTTTTCTAAATTGACTTAAAATTCAATATTTTACTTTTTTTTTGGTTAATTTGTCTTTAAAATAACGAGTTTTTATAGCTTATCTAAGTTTACTTTTAACTTACGCCCAACGTGTTTGTATATGGTTTGTTGCGTGATTAAGCAACTAAGTTAACAAATAAAAACGGAATAGAAAATCCGCGAGGATTTTCGTAAGTAGGCTAGAACTAGCAATAAATTATATACGGTGTTGGCAGTAGTATTTATTTTACTAAATGTAATGTTTGTTTGTCTTTTAGTATTATTTACTTTACATTTGTTTAAAATTAAATCATAATATTATGAAAGTAAATTATTTATTTCCAAATAAATTCAAAATTATCGGTTGGTTTATTCTTATTCCATCCGCAATTATTGGTTTGGTAACACTTATTTATGAATATGAGCCAAGTTTTTTAGATTTCAATGTTCCTGCTATTTTTATAGATGACTTTTTTACGGATAAAAAACTATTCGGAATGGTTAAAAATAATATACTGAATGAAATTTTCGGGATTTTAATTATTATCAGTTCCTTATTTGTCGCTTTTTCTAAAGAAAAATCAGAAGATGAATATATATCAAAAATCAGATTAGAGTCATTGGTTTGGGCTGTTTATGTAAACTATGGAATTCTTTTGTTTTCGTTTTTGTTTATTTTCGATTTTTCCTTTTTATGGGTTATGATATTTAATATGTTCACAGTCTTGTTATTTTTCATAATTAGATTTAACTGGCAAATTTCTAAACTTAAATAATCAGCTAATTATGAAGAATAGTATTAAAGTCGAAAGAGCAAAAAAGAATATTACTCAAGCTGAATTAGCAAAATTGGCGAAAGTTAGTAGGCAAACAATTAATGCAATGGAATTAGGGAAATATGTTCCGTCGACAGTTTTAGCTTTAAGATTAGCTCAAATTTTCGAAGTTGAAATTAGCGAAATCTTTACTTTGGAAGATTCAGATTGGGTTTAGGACATATTACTGCCAACGTGTTTGTATATGGTTTGTTGCGTGATTAAGTACGTAATTTAGCAAATAAAAACCGAATAGAAAATCCGCGAGGATTTTCGTAAATAGGCTAGAACTAGCAATAAATTATATACGGTGTTAGCAACTGGCTTTTATCCTTTCCGAAATTCGTTCATATTCTTTTTCTCCGAGTTCCGATATAATTTTCTCTTTATTAGACTCAAAGGTATTCTTGAAATTCAGAAATTCAGTTGAGTTTTTATTCCAAAATTCAGCTGGCACTTTTGAAACAGAATCTAATAAATCTCCCTCATACAAATCTCCTTCGACAATTATATTCTGTTCAAGTTTTTCTAATGCTATTCCAATTAAAAATTCAATTCCGATTTTTTGTGAAATCAAAAGTCGAATTTGCTCAATTGTTAATTCTGAAACTTTTATTTTTCTGTATTCAAAACACCTTTTAACCAAGTTAGTTGGAAATTCAGATGGTTCTTTCCAATAGTCATTTTCTAATTGTTCGATTGATTTTGATTGCATTTTAATCTGTTATTTCTACTAATTCTAAATCTTTAATTACTTGATTAATGTCAAATTCAAAATCTTTTGGAATATTCACAGTCGCAATACTCCCAAGGTCAACTTGCCAAAATCCGCCTCTTTTTGTTAATTCTTCTCCAAGCATTCGATAATCAGATTCCTTATAGTTTGGTGTCAGTTCAAATCTTCGAGTAATAAATTCCGTTTCTTTCAGAATTTTCACAACCTCGTGTTTTTTTTCAGAGTTGATTTTAGTTTCAAATTCCACACCTAAAGTCAATTGTTTATTAAACAAGTCATTGTCAATCATCTGAAATTTGTTTTCAGATAATTGTTCAACATAAAGAGTAGTCGTAACTTTTTCTTTTCTGTTATAGACTTCAATTTTGACTTCTTTCATTTTCAGCGTTCTGATTTTTGCTTGTTGCTAACGTTGTTTTGTATGGAAAGTTGCGTTTTAAGTCGACGGCTATTTTCCGCAGGAAAATAGAAGTTGACAGAAAAGCAACAAACTTTACTTAGGCACTAATTTAGCGATTTTTTATACAAGGTGTTGTAAAATGCGTGTTTAATTTCCACTTTATAAGTTATGAATTTCCACTTTCTTTTTTCTCCTTTTGAAGTTTTTGGGTAAATTCCGTAATTTTGATTTTTCAGCGTTTTCACAAGTTTTTAATTCAGAAGATGAGTAAACCTTTATTTTACTCATAGAAATCTCTCAGCCTTTCTAAATTTCTCTTTAAAAACGAATTTCTCCGACTTTTTCTCAACACTTTGTCAATTCAGCGATTTTAGTTTCAAATAGTAAAATAAGTTTCAAGTTTTCAGATATTTTCAAACAGGTTAAATTCCGCAAACTTTTCCTTTTTTTTAGCGTTTTAAAACTCAGAGCTTAAACAACTTTTTTACATTCTTAAAATTCCCAAAATCAATAAAAACCTTTCAAAATTTTGATTCGCGAGAGAGTGTTTCAAAACCGATTTTCTCAAACGTTTTTTCCGCCTTTTACTTTTCAGACTTTTAAAGCCAAATGTATTTTAAAATGACTTTTGTTCTTAAATTATACTTTCAGCAAGTTTTTTACAACGTTGTTGTGTATTGAAAGTTGCGTTTTTAATGAGCGGCTATTTTCCGAAGGAAAATTGAAGTGAATAAAAATGCAACTGATTTTGGTAAGGCACTAATTTAGCAATTTTTAATACACGGTGTTGGCTTTTAGTGCTTTTTTGTTTGTTTCATTTTTCTTTTTGTTCAATTATTAATTCAGAAATTATGATTAATATTCTAAATTATTTTCCTTTTTTAATTATTTGTAAAAGGAAATAATATTCCTGATATGAATGATGAACCAACTTCTGTTACGACAAGGATCAACATTACAAATAGAAAGAATTTTTTCTTTGTTATATTTTTCATATTTGGATATTTCTTAATTCAGATTTTGAGTGAGAAATTTTGAGGATTGTAAATTCAATTTTCAGTTTAATTTATACATTGAATTCAGAATTTAATTCCGAAAACAACTTAAACAATTGGATGAATTGTTATTTCGAATGATTCTCAGAATTTGGAATTGTTGTTTTTTTATTGTAACGTTTTGCAATTAGAAAAGTAATAAAAATAATTGCTATTCCTGATAATGCTCCAAGTATTAACATTGTTCTATTTGATAATGTAATTTCTAAAAAATTCATATTTTATTGTTTTTTATATTTTCAATTCTTAATTTTAGTTTTAAACTACGATTTCTCGAGCATTAAAGCCAACGTTGTTGTGTAATGAAAGTTGCGATTTTTGTGAACGGCTATTTTCCGCAGGAAAATTGTTGTTTGCAAAAATGCAACTGCTTTTAGTAAAGCACTAATTTAGCAATTTTTTTTACACGGTGTTGGGTACAGTTATTGTATTTAATTTTCTATACTATCTTCTTTCTCACTATCTTTTTTTCTTTTTGCTTGTAGATTTAATAAACTTTTCTCTCCTTTTCTTGTTAAATTCCAATATGTTTCATTGTCAGAAACAGACCTTCTTTTAATTCCTGATTCAATTAAACCCAAAGCTTGTAGTTGAACTTTTACTTTGTCAAAAACAACTAAAGGAAGACCAATATTTTTATGCTTTATAGTTTCGTAGAGTTCTGGGTTTACATCGTGAATTTTGTGATAGATTAATAATCTTAATTTATATTTGAAATCAACTTCACTTCCTTCTCCTTGTAATGCAGGTCCAACGTATTTTATAATTTCATTCCAAGAAAATTCCACTTTGACTTCTTCATAATTATCTGGTTCACTCCAAGAAGGTTTTGTGTTAAATTTCTGAACTGATTTAATAGTATCTTCTCCTTGCTCTAAATCAGATGTGTCTATTTCTTGAATTTCCATTTTTTTCACTAATTCAAGTTCCAATTCAGCAATTTTAGCTCTCATTTGGTCAAACTCTGATTTTATTTTGTCGGTCATTGCAAACTTACCACGAACCCAACCTTCTCCAGGGTGTTTTTTCCTTAATTGTATTAGACTTCTCGAAACTTTTCCTCCAAGATCTTCAGGACTATTATAAAATTTACAATGTCTGGATTTAACTTTATCCTTGAAGCTTTCTAATTTTATATTTATATCTTCTTTTTTTTCAATTTTAGAAGCAGGAAGTTCGTCAGTTTGAGAATGAAGAAAACAAATAATAGGTTTTCCTGTTTCTACAGCATAATCGTATTCCATTTCAGTGTAACTTATTCCTTTTGGTCCAACTGAACCATATTTTCCACTAATAATTAAAACATAATAGTCACAACTATCAATTACTTCTTTTATTAATGACCAAGCATCTTCATCTGTTGCAGGAAATAATTCCATACCAGCAGGAATACAATCTAATTCTAATAAAGCGTGAATTACGTGTTGTCTTTCTTCAATTAAATCTTTGTATGTTGAAGATACAAAGACTTGATGTTTAAATTCCATAGTTATTTTCTTTAATTGTACCCAACGTTGTTGTGTATGATTTGTTGCGTGTTTTAAGCAGTGAATTTACTAAATAAAACACGAACAAAGAAAGTCCCAAAGGACTTTCGTAAATTGGCTAAAACCAGCAATAAATTATACACGGTGTTAGCCACAGTTTTTTTATTTTCCGTCTCGTTTATTTATTCCATCTATTTTTCCTGTTGGTAGAGTAGAATAAATTCCGCTAACTTTTTTAGGTAATGCAATCATATATTCGACAATCACATTAATTAAATCAAAAAGTTGTCCAACCGTTTTGTGGTCATCAGTATCAATTTGCCCTGGATGTACAGCATCATTTCCAGTTACTCTAACTATATCCAGTGATTGTTGTACAATATCTGGTAGTCCTTTTTTTACTAAACTTCCAATATCACTATTAATATTTTTTCCTTCTTCCCCGAGTTCTTTGCACAAAACTTGAATTCCAAGTCTTAATAATGCAGAAGCTCCTCGAGGTGACTTATTACTTATTGAAGAAGCTTCTAAATATATTTTTTTAACATTTTCAGGCATTTCAGGATTTGGAAATGGTGAATTTCCTGTGTCTGGATAATGCATTTTTCCTTGAACCCAAATTGATGTTTCTCTACAATGCTGGCAGGTTGAAGAACCAAGTATGTTGTGGTTACGGTTTCCGTTATTTTCAAATCTCATTCCTCTATTTACCCACTCTTGCTTTGCTAAAACTCCGCAACTTGGACAAGTAAACGATTCTTTATTCAATTGAGGTTGTATGTGTTTCATTCGCAGTTTTTTATAATCATTATTAATTTTTTTCTTAAGTTATTCCATTCAGTAGAATCCCATTCTGCTGTTTTAAGTGTTTGCCTATAATTTTCTAAAGTTTTCTTTAATCTATTTAAAAACAAAGTAGCATTGATTGTTTTAGTTGCCGAATTATAAATCATCCCTTTTCTCATTAATTTCCAACCAGAAGTTGTTTCTGATTGATGAAGAATTCCACATCTAACATTGATGTAAAATGGTTTATAAAGTTCTTTAAATTCGATAAATTCAGGTTCTGTAGTTAAAAATTTTCGGAATGCTTTTTTACTTTTATTTTTTGAATCTTCCCAACCATTTTTAAAAGAAACGAGAGACTCTATCATTAGACAAGAAACTGCCATTATGCTAAATCCATTTTTGTCATTTCTATCTAAACTTTCAATCGGACGGATATATCTTTCGTAAAACCTATCATAAACAAAATCGGCTATTTTATCCTGTTCTGAATTTTCGATTAAATCCTTCAATTCAGTACTATTAATATTTTCTGATAATTGTGTCATTCAAATTGTGGCTAACGTTGTTTTGTATGGAAAGTTGCGTTTTAAGTCGACGGCTATTTTCCGCAGGAAAATAGAAGTTGACAGAAATGCAACAACCTTTGATTAAGCCAAATTTAGCAATTTTTTATACAAGGTGTTGGCAAATGCGTTATTTTATTTCCATTTCCATATTTCGTTCATTTTTCAGATTATTTTTAATTTACAACAACGCATTTCAGTAATTTCCATTTTTCAGGCATTTATAATTCTGCAAACTTGATAAATTAAATTCTGAGTAAAAATTCCGCAATTTTGATCTTTTAGCGTTTGGGTGTTTTCTCACGAGCTTAATTCCGACAATAATTTTCATTTTGTTTAATTTTTAGAAAATTCTCAGCCTTTCTAAATGATGTTTTAGAGAAAATTCCGCACAATTTTTGTTCTGTATTTTGCTCAATTTCGCCCAGTTTAGAAATTCACATTTGAGTGATTTCTCCGCAATTTTGATTTCAGCGTTTGAGTAAATTCCTTTTTGGTGAAACTTTGAAAATTCTCCAACTTTTCAAAATTTTGATTCGCGAGAGAGTGTTCCGGTTTTTTCAGAATTCTGATTTACAAACTAAAAAAAAGCCAAAATTATATTTTACTAAATGACTTGTATTCGGCTCGATTCAACAGTTTTTGCCAACGTTGTTTTGTATGGAAAGTTGCGTTTTAAGTCGACGGCTATTTTCCGTAGGAAAATAGGAGTTGACAAAAATGCAACAACCTTTGATTAAGCCAAATTTAGCAATTTTTTATACAAGGTGTTGTAAAATGCGTGTTTAATTTCGACTTTATAAGTTATAAAATTCCTATTTCTTTTTTCTCCTTTTTAGAGTTTCTGAGTAAATTCCTTAATTTTGATTTTTCAGCGTTTTCACAATTTTTTAATTCAGAATATGAGTAAACCTTTATTTTACTCTTAGAAATCTCTCAGCCTTTCTAAATTTGTCTTTAAGAACGAATTTCTCCGACTTTTGCTCAACACTTTGTCAATTCAGCGATTTTAGTTTCAAACAGTAATGAAGTTTCAAGTTTTTAGATATTTTCAAACAAGCTAAATTCCGCAAACTTTTTCCTTTTTTTTGCGTTTTAAAACTCCGAACGAAAAGAACTATTTTTCCTTTCTTAAAATTCTAAAAACCTTCTATTTTTTTCAAAATTTTGATTCACGAAAGAGTGTTTCAAAAACCTAATTTTTCAAACGTTTTATTTCGCTTTTTTGAGTTTTCAGACTTTAAAGCTAAATGTATTTTTAAATATCTGTTGTTCTTAAATTATACTTTCAGCTAGTTTTTTACAACGTTGTTGTGTATGGTTAGTTGCGTGTTTTAAGCGACTAATTTACTAAATAAAACACGAACCAAGAAAGTCCGTTTGGACTTTCGTAAATTGGCTAAAACCAGCAATTAATTATACACGGTGTTGTACACAGTTTTTAATTTCCCTTCCTTTATTTGTTCAATCAATTCGCATCTTTTTTCGGTATTACTTTGTTCTTTAAAATCTTTTCCAATTCTTACAAAATCATACGGAATATATTTGATTTCAGATTCTACAGTTTTTTCAAAACGACTTTCTCCATAGGCTAAAAGTGTGTTTTTTTCAGAAGTCTCCGAACTTAATAGTATTTGTTTTAATTCTCCATTTTTTTGTTTGGTAAAAACTCTAAACTTTGACCTGTCCATTTCTAATTCCGTTGGATAAAATGCAATTCCGTTTTCATCGAATATTATTTGCTCACGTCTATGTTTTTTTTCGAAAGTTTGACCAAAATCAGAATTGTCGATTATTATCGCTGTTCCTTTAAAATTTTCGGGTAGAATTATGTCGAATTTCTGAATGTCAGCAAAATAAAACGAAACGGAAGAATAGATTTTCGAAACTGGAACAAACAAAATTGCTGGTATTAAAATCCAAAGCAATTTTTGTTTAATTTTTAGATTTCCAAATAGAAGTATAATAATTCCAATAATATAAATTGGAAGTCCGATTATAAAACCGAAATAAATAAAGAATGGGATTAAAAATCCAAGAACTAATAATGATATTCCAATTTTGTCAATTTTGTTCATTTCTTAATCTCTGTTCGATTTTTTTTTAATTGTGTACAACGTTGTTGTATAAGCTTTGTTGCGTTGATTAAGCAGTGAATTTACTAAATAAAACACGAACGGCGAAATTCCGAAGGAATTTCCCAAGTGAGCTAAAACCAGCAATAAAGTTTATACGGTGTTGTGGTGTCGTTTTTTATTTTTCCCTTCAATTCTTTATATATTATTCAGCTTTTTTGTTTTCCTAAATAGATTTTTTTGTCAGCTAATTTTATATATTGTTTCGGTTTGTTTCTTTTTCCAATTTTTGAAATTCATTTTTACAATTACTTCTTGAATTCCGTGTATTTTTTCTTTAAAATCAAGTTTCAATTCGTAACAAATTCCGTATTTTTCTAATACTTCTTCTATATTATTTTTCTTATGTCTTGCAGTTCCAAATTCCCCCTTAAATGCTCTTAGTTTAAAGCAAGCAACTATTATGTTTGAAACTCCGACACTAATTAGTCCAACTTTGTAATACCAAAAGTAAATAGGACTGAGCATCATTTTAGCAAAA from Polaribacter sejongensis carries:
- a CDS encoding helix-turn-helix transcriptional regulator, coding for MKNSIKVERAKKNITQAELAKLAKVSRQTINAMELGKYVPSTVLALRLAQIFEVEISEIFTLEDSDWV
- a CDS encoding contact-dependent growth inhibition system immunity protein; translation: MQSKSIEQLENDYWKEPSEFPTNLVKRCFEYRKIKVSELTIEQIRLLISQKIGIEFLIGIALEKLEQNIIVEGDLYEGDLLDSVSKVPAEFWNKNSTEFLNFKNTFESNKEKIISELGEKEYERISERIKASC
- a CDS encoding DUF4062 domain-containing protein; the encoded protein is MEFKHQVFVSSTYKDLIEERQHVIHALLELDCIPAGMELFPATDEDAWSLIKEVIDSCDYYVLIISGKYGSVGPKGISYTEMEYDYAVETGKPIICFLHSQTDELPASKIEKKEDINIKLESFKDKVKSRHCKFYNSPEDLGGKVSRSLIQLRKKHPGEGWVRGKFAMTDKIKSEFDQMRAKIAELELELVKKMEIQEIDTSDLEQGEDTIKSVQKFNTKPSWSEPDNYEEVKVEFSWNEIIKYVGPALQGEGSEVDFKYKLRLLIYHKIHDVNPELYETIKHKNIGLPLVVFDKVKVQLQALGLIESGIKRRSVSDNETYWNLTRKGEKSLLNLQAKRKKDSEKEDSIEN
- a CDS encoding DUF4145 domain-containing protein codes for the protein MKHIQPQLNKESFTCPSCGVLAKQEWVNRGMRFENNGNRNHNILGSSTCQHCRETSIWVQGKMHYPDTGNSPFPNPEMPENVKKIYLEASSISNKSPRGASALLRLGIQVLCKELGEEGKNINSDIGSLVKKGLPDIVQQSLDIVRVTGNDAVHPGQIDTDDHKTVGQLFDLINVIVEYMIALPKKVSGIYSTLPTGKIDGINKRDGK
- a CDS encoding restriction endonuclease → MEIIYFIGSLIIIGIIWNFTTTFIETRKENKKKVKEYPKILKELSNEKLVSKKHKENYENEKLKTNRFSSEIAHKNITLQNLISRINIKNKEFDKTIKYSENSRNELNDCEIEKNETELKLKEQVRINLELKSDLRDFETKYIEENQKLIDALKKIDILNEQVLIKDKLETDLINSETKYIEKNQKLISIVRERDDLKNTLKEQHDLYLSIESKSENSVTKITSMYSDFLLLEYDLIARRLENKKRPAISESKRIKELKTQSKFHIEQYRQMLYKYEYLLNIFPELTNYVDDFDTLKQLDDVNSIKEFKEDFDNVQNYLSKEEYFDYDEDYRNQLALDRYLKGKKTNWQIGRDYEMSCGITYEERGWEVEYFGMEKRLNDLGRDLIARKGNDVEIIQCKLWKKTKTIHEKHILQLYGTTIIDTLMNPDLFKVVTPVFITNTSLSETAMKFAKILGVRIEKWEMKEFPRIKCNIGIDSEGIETKIYHLPFDQHYDRTKIKKGQGFLAKNIKEATESGFRRSYKYYGR